Proteins from one Pseudarthrobacter sp. BIM B-2242 genomic window:
- a CDS encoding MFS transporter, producing the protein MTVDRSADAGTGNSVDIDTDPLHKGVSSSASAQPGSTRTTHAPALEFLPGRWIGNWNAENKEQWESAGRAIARRNLNWSIFAEFLGFVVWQLWSIVVVQLPAAGFTFTTSEIFWLISMPSLVGATLRIPYTFMVPRFGGRNWTIVSALLLLIPAIGLGLCVSNPETPFGVMLFVAALAGFGGGNFASSMANITFFYPAREKGWALGLNAAGGNMGAAVAQLAVPIVITLLAVGSVNLPMAGWMWVPFILIAAFGAWKYMDNLTSAKGDVAGSVAALKEPHLWIMALLYIGTFGSFIGFAGVFPKLIKDYFPAFSSIGVGTVALSLAFLGPLVGSLARPYGGRMADRMGGARMTVAAFASMAVITLTMIWTLPLKNFWLFLVLFLMLFTASGFGNGATYRMIPIIFATNSRAARKGADSVATQRLASSALGLISAIGAYGGFVIPQVLNASNTASGSYTPAFYGFVGAYVLMLAVCWFFYIRNANRNAMGHV; encoded by the coding sequence GTGACTGTTGATCGCAGCGCAGATGCCGGCACCGGCAATTCCGTAGATATAGACACCGACCCGTTGCACAAAGGCGTGTCTTCATCCGCCAGCGCACAGCCCGGCTCCACCCGTACAACCCATGCACCCGCCCTGGAATTCCTTCCCGGCCGCTGGATCGGCAACTGGAACGCCGAGAACAAAGAGCAGTGGGAGTCCGCCGGCCGCGCGATCGCCCGCCGCAACCTGAACTGGTCCATCTTCGCCGAGTTCCTCGGCTTCGTCGTCTGGCAGCTGTGGTCCATCGTGGTGGTCCAGCTCCCGGCAGCCGGCTTCACCTTCACTACCTCGGAAATCTTCTGGCTGATCTCGATGCCCAGCCTGGTGGGCGCCACGCTCCGCATCCCCTACACCTTTATGGTTCCCCGCTTCGGCGGCCGGAACTGGACCATCGTGTCCGCGCTCCTCCTCCTGATCCCCGCCATCGGCCTGGGACTCTGCGTCTCCAACCCGGAAACCCCGTTCGGCGTCATGCTGTTCGTGGCAGCCCTGGCCGGCTTCGGCGGCGGCAACTTCGCCAGCTCGATGGCCAACATCACCTTCTTCTACCCCGCCCGCGAAAAGGGCTGGGCGCTGGGCCTGAACGCCGCCGGCGGCAACATGGGTGCCGCCGTGGCACAGCTCGCCGTCCCGATTGTCATCACCCTGCTCGCGGTGGGCAGCGTGAACCTGCCGATGGCCGGCTGGATGTGGGTCCCGTTCATCCTGATCGCCGCATTTGGTGCCTGGAAGTACATGGACAACCTCACCAGCGCCAAGGGGGACGTGGCCGGTTCCGTGGCCGCCCTGAAGGAACCGCACCTGTGGATCATGGCCCTGCTCTACATCGGCACGTTCGGTTCGTTCATCGGCTTCGCCGGTGTGTTCCCGAAGCTCATCAAGGACTACTTCCCGGCGTTCTCCTCCATCGGAGTCGGCACCGTGGCACTGTCGCTGGCCTTCCTCGGGCCGCTGGTCGGTTCACTGGCCCGCCCCTACGGCGGACGGATGGCTGACCGCATGGGCGGCGCCCGGATGACCGTGGCTGCGTTCGCGTCCATGGCCGTGATCACGCTGACCATGATCTGGACACTGCCGCTGAAGAACTTCTGGCTCTTCCTGGTCCTGTTCCTGATGCTCTTCACCGCCAGCGGCTTCGGCAACGGCGCAACCTACCGGATGATCCCCATCATCTTCGCCACGAACAGCCGGGCCGCCCGGAAGGGTGCCGATTCGGTGGCCACCCAGCGGCTCGCCTCCTCGGCCCTCGGCCTCATCTCGGCCATCGGCGCCTACGGCGGCTTCGTGATCCCCCAGGTCCTCAACGCCTCCAACACAGCCAGCGGCTCCTACACCCCGGCGTTCTACGGTTTCGTCGGAGCCTACGTCCTGATGCTGGCAGTCTGCTGGTTCTTCTACATCCGCAACGCCAACCGAAACGCGATGGGACACGTCTAA
- a CDS encoding MFS transporter yields the protein MSSTQTTAEPGSPKAVNSRGRVIVASLIGTTVEFYDFYVYATAAVLVFPALFFPNQNETTQLLSSFAVFGVAFVARPLGSIVFGHFGDKFGRKGTLVASLLTMGIATFLIGCLPTALVPGWQFWAPALLVVMRFAQGLALGGEWSGAALLATENAPANKRAIYGTFPQLGAPIGFIIANVIFLVASYALSPADFLAWGWRVPFLLSAVMVIIGLYVRLKLIETPAFTKVLESKEVAKLPLARVFKTSWRSLILGTFIMLATYVLFYLMTTFTLTYGTRASSLDAAKAAAEKAGKPMSEAAAAAFVPGLGFTRNDFLWMLIAGVVFFGIFTLVSGPLAEKYGRRKMLLAVTAGIFVFGLLFVPLFSGGFVGTMALLIIGFSLMGLTFGPMGAILPELFPTNVRYTGSAIAYNFSSILGAAVAPFIAVWLWEMAKGSPVLVGVYLTSMSVLTLFALFVSKETKDTDYENNVA from the coding sequence ATGTCATCCACACAAACCACCGCGGAGCCAGGATCGCCCAAGGCGGTGAACTCGCGCGGCCGCGTGATTGTGGCCAGCCTGATCGGCACCACCGTTGAGTTCTATGACTTCTACGTCTACGCGACCGCCGCTGTGCTGGTCTTCCCGGCGCTGTTTTTCCCCAACCAGAACGAGACCACGCAGCTGCTGAGCTCCTTCGCCGTCTTCGGCGTGGCCTTCGTCGCCCGCCCGCTGGGGTCCATTGTCTTTGGCCACTTCGGTGACAAGTTCGGCCGCAAGGGCACCCTGGTGGCCTCGCTGCTGACCATGGGCATCGCGACCTTCCTGATCGGCTGCCTGCCTACGGCGCTCGTTCCGGGCTGGCAGTTCTGGGCCCCTGCCCTCCTCGTGGTGATGCGCTTCGCCCAGGGCCTGGCCCTCGGCGGCGAGTGGAGCGGCGCGGCCCTCCTGGCCACCGAGAACGCCCCCGCCAACAAGCGCGCCATCTACGGCACGTTCCCCCAGCTTGGCGCGCCCATCGGCTTTATCATCGCCAACGTCATCTTCCTCGTGGCCAGCTACGCCCTGTCACCGGCCGACTTCCTCGCCTGGGGCTGGCGTGTGCCGTTCCTGCTCAGCGCAGTTATGGTCATCATCGGGCTGTACGTCCGTCTCAAGCTGATCGAAACGCCTGCTTTCACCAAGGTCCTCGAGTCCAAGGAAGTTGCCAAGCTGCCCCTGGCCCGCGTCTTCAAGACCAGCTGGCGCAGCCTGATCCTGGGTACGTTCATCATGCTCGCCACGTACGTGCTCTTCTACCTGATGACCACGTTCACACTGACCTACGGCACCCGCGCCTCAAGCCTGGACGCCGCCAAGGCAGCCGCAGAAAAGGCCGGCAAGCCCATGTCCGAAGCAGCAGCCGCTGCATTCGTTCCGGGGCTGGGCTTCACCCGCAACGACTTCCTCTGGATGCTGATTGCCGGCGTTGTGTTCTTCGGCATCTTCACCCTGGTCTCCGGGCCGCTCGCCGAAAAGTACGGCCGCCGCAAGATGCTGCTTGCCGTAACGGCCGGCATCTTTGTCTTCGGCCTGCTGTTCGTCCCGCTCTTCAGCGGCGGCTTTGTGGGCACCATGGCCCTGCTGATCATCGGCTTCTCGCTGATGGGACTCACGTTCGGACCTATGGGCGCCATCCTGCCGGAGCTGTTCCCCACCAACGTCCGGTACACCGGTTCGGCCATCGCCTACAACTTCTCCAGCATCCTGGGTGCGGCCGTTGCACCGTTCATCGCCGTGTGGCTGTGGGAAATGGCGAAGGGCAGCCCGGTGCTGGTGGGCGTCTACCTCACCTCGATGTCGGTCCTGACGCTGTTCGCGCTGTTCGTCAGCAAGGAAACCAAGGACACGGACTACGAGAACAACGTAGCCTGA
- a CDS encoding glutamine amidotransferase: MKPFLLLASRAEDAAAEDEYAAYLRYGGLAPEQLRRIRLEAAPLPDLDLSEYSGVIVGGSPFTSSDPADHKSATQHRVERELAALLDRIVDQDFPFLGACYGVGTLGTHQGAVIDRTFGEPLGGVEIELTDAGAADPVLRGMPRRFTAFTGHKEACTSLPPHAVLLASSQACPVQMFRIKENLYATQFHPELDVEGLVTRIDIYRHAGYFPPESAEDLMAAARRFTVTEPMTILKNFAARYAS; this comes from the coding sequence GTGAAGCCTTTCCTGCTCCTGGCCTCCCGGGCCGAAGACGCCGCCGCCGAGGACGAGTATGCCGCCTACCTCCGGTACGGCGGCCTGGCACCTGAACAGCTCCGGCGCATCCGGCTGGAGGCTGCTCCCCTGCCGGACCTGGATCTCTCGGAATACTCCGGCGTGATTGTCGGCGGCAGTCCCTTTACCTCGAGTGATCCTGCCGACCACAAGAGCGCCACCCAGCACCGCGTGGAGCGGGAACTTGCCGCGCTGCTGGACCGGATCGTGGACCAGGACTTTCCGTTCCTCGGCGCCTGCTACGGGGTGGGGACGCTGGGAACCCACCAGGGTGCGGTCATCGACAGGACGTTCGGCGAGCCCCTGGGCGGCGTGGAGATCGAACTGACGGACGCCGGCGCAGCGGACCCTGTCCTGCGCGGGATGCCCCGCCGGTTTACCGCCTTCACGGGCCACAAGGAGGCCTGCACCTCGCTGCCCCCGCATGCGGTGCTGCTGGCGTCCTCCCAGGCCTGCCCCGTCCAGATGTTCCGGATCAAAGAAAACCTGTACGCCACGCAGTTCCATCCCGAACTGGATGTTGAGGGCCTGGTCACCCGGATCGATATCTACCGCCATGCCGGGTACTTCCCGCCCGAGTCCGCGGAGGACCTCATGGCGGCGGCCCGCCGGTTCACGGTCACGGAGCCCATGACCATCCTGAAGAACTTCGCCGCCCGCTACGCAAGCTGA
- a CDS encoding nuclear transport factor 2 family protein encodes MLAPSFEEEVDRYHLAVPEITRGNPGPVKDLYSRLDDVTLANPFGGIARGWAQVEARLDQASRQFQDGEMLGFDTITSYTARDTAFLVETEHFRARLEGAPLTEEFALRVTSVFRREEGYWKLVHRHADPAARPQSRRSFVQPTGQPAGH; translated from the coding sequence ATGCTCGCACCCAGTTTTGAAGAAGAAGTTGACCGATACCACCTGGCGGTTCCGGAGATCACCCGCGGCAATCCCGGGCCGGTCAAGGACCTTTACTCCCGGCTTGACGACGTCACACTGGCCAATCCGTTCGGCGGCATAGCCCGCGGCTGGGCCCAGGTGGAGGCCCGGCTGGACCAGGCCTCCCGGCAGTTCCAGGACGGCGAGATGCTGGGCTTTGACACCATCACGTCCTATACCGCACGCGACACCGCCTTCCTTGTGGAGACCGAACACTTCCGGGCCCGCCTGGAGGGCGCCCCGCTGACCGAGGAGTTCGCGCTTCGGGTGACCAGCGTCTTCCGCCGCGAAGAGGGCTATTGGAAGCTGGTCCACCGGCATGCCGATCCCGCCGCCCGGCCGCAGTCCCGGCGGTCCTTCGTTCAGCCGACAGGTCAGCCTGCCGGACACTGA
- a CDS encoding biotin carboxylase N-terminal domain-containing protein yields the protein MSAILEQSASPVQSNLTKVLIANRGEIAVRIIRAARDEGIASVAVYADPDRDALHVRLADEAYSLGGNTAAESYLVMDKIIDAARQSGADAIHPGYGFLAENAQFAAKVIEAGITWIGPSPEAISALGDKVQARHIAEKVGAPQVPGTADPVESAEEILEFVDKFGLPVAIKAAFGGGGRGIKVARTREEIPELFDSAVREATAAFGRGECFIERFLDAPRHVETQCLADAHGNVVVVSTRDCSLQRRNQKLVEEAPAPFLTEEQNRRLYESSKAILKEAGYLGAGTCEFLVGQDGTISFLEVNTRLQVEHCVSEEVTGIDLVREQFRLARGEALGYGDPEVRGHSIEFRITGEDPGRNFMPAPGTITTLKNPTGPGIRIDSGVEQGDVISGNFDSMLSKLIVTGATRAQALQRSRRALEEMVVEGIPTVIPFDLAVVSDPDFAPAEGPFKVHTRWIETEFVNNLPAWTPDGTGASADDTEERQRVVVEVGGKRLEVVLPASLGAISTGSGGGNAKAGKSKKRLRSGGAAAAATGNSLTSPMQGTIVKVAVANGDVVAEGDLVVVLEAMKMEQPLTAHRSGTITGLGAVAGETVSAGAVIATIED from the coding sequence TTGTCAGCAATTTTGGAGCAGTCCGCAAGTCCCGTGCAGTCGAACCTCACCAAGGTGCTGATCGCCAACCGCGGCGAAATCGCAGTTCGGATCATCCGCGCGGCACGTGATGAAGGCATCGCCTCCGTGGCTGTCTACGCCGATCCCGACCGGGACGCCCTTCATGTCCGGCTTGCCGACGAGGCCTACTCGCTGGGCGGCAACACCGCTGCCGAGTCCTATCTGGTGATGGACAAGATCATTGACGCTGCCCGCCAGTCCGGTGCCGACGCCATCCACCCCGGCTACGGATTCCTGGCCGAGAATGCCCAGTTCGCCGCCAAGGTCATCGAAGCCGGCATCACCTGGATCGGCCCCTCCCCCGAGGCCATCTCCGCCCTCGGCGACAAGGTGCAGGCGCGCCACATCGCCGAGAAAGTGGGCGCACCCCAGGTCCCCGGCACCGCCGACCCCGTGGAGTCGGCCGAGGAGATCCTCGAATTCGTGGACAAGTTCGGCCTGCCCGTGGCCATCAAGGCCGCCTTCGGCGGCGGCGGCCGCGGCATCAAGGTGGCCCGCACCCGCGAGGAAATTCCCGAACTGTTCGACTCCGCCGTCCGTGAAGCGACGGCCGCCTTCGGCCGCGGCGAGTGCTTCATCGAGCGCTTCCTGGACGCCCCGCGCCACGTCGAAACCCAGTGCCTCGCCGACGCCCACGGCAACGTGGTGGTGGTATCCACCCGCGACTGCTCCCTGCAGCGCCGGAACCAGAAGCTGGTCGAAGAGGCCCCGGCGCCCTTCCTCACTGAAGAGCAGAACCGCCGGCTCTACGAATCCTCCAAAGCCATCCTGAAGGAAGCCGGCTACCTCGGGGCCGGCACCTGCGAATTCCTGGTGGGCCAGGACGGCACCATCTCCTTCCTCGAGGTCAACACCCGCCTCCAGGTGGAGCACTGCGTCTCCGAGGAAGTCACCGGCATCGACCTGGTCCGCGAACAGTTCCGGCTGGCCCGCGGCGAGGCACTGGGCTACGGCGACCCCGAAGTCCGGGGCCACTCGATCGAATTCCGCATCACCGGCGAGGACCCGGGCCGCAACTTCATGCCTGCCCCGGGAACCATCACCACCCTGAAGAACCCCACGGGCCCGGGCATTCGGATCGACTCCGGCGTGGAGCAGGGCGACGTGATCAGCGGCAACTTCGACTCGATGCTGTCCAAGCTGATCGTTACGGGCGCCACCCGCGCCCAGGCCCTGCAGCGCTCCCGCCGTGCCCTGGAGGAAATGGTGGTGGAAGGCATCCCCACTGTTATCCCCTTCGACCTTGCCGTGGTCAGCGACCCCGACTTTGCCCCGGCCGAGGGACCTTTCAAGGTCCACACCCGCTGGATCGAAACCGAATTCGTCAACAACCTTCCCGCCTGGACGCCGGATGGAACCGGCGCGTCCGCCGACGACACTGAGGAACGCCAGCGAGTGGTGGTTGAAGTTGGCGGCAAGCGGCTCGAAGTGGTCCTGCCGGCCTCCCTGGGCGCCATCAGCACCGGTTCCGGCGGCGGCAACGCCAAGGCCGGCAAGTCCAAAAAACGGCTCCGCTCGGGCGGCGCTGCGGCGGCCGCCACCGGCAATTCCCTGACCTCGCCCATGCAGGGCACCATCGTCAAGGTTGCCGTGGCCAACGGCGACGTTGTGGCCGAAGGCGACCTTGTGGTGGTGCTGGAAGCCATGAAGATGGAACAGCCCCTCACCGCCCACCGTTCCGGAACCATTACCGGACTCGGTGCCGTGGCCGGTGAGACGGTTTCGGCCGGCGCCGTCATCGCCACGATCGAAGACTAG